One genomic segment of Ricinus communis isolate WT05 ecotype wild-type chromosome 5, ASM1957865v1, whole genome shotgun sequence includes these proteins:
- the LOC8266504 gene encoding NAC domain-containing protein 86 isoform X2, producing the protein MAPVSLPPGFRFHPTDEELVAYYLKRKINGHKIELEIIPEVDLYKCEPWDLPGKSLLPSKDLEWYFFSPRDRKYPNGSRTNRATKAGYWKATGKDRKVNSQMRAVGMKKTLVYYRGRAPHGARTDWVMHEYRLDERECEIPTGLQDAYALCRVFKKSANIPKIGEHYASTSNQMASEHSSSIELYSEGRCEDFESSNYQMPIDTSSPSIPNGSPLHHHLDQTRDHGKWKPFIPEDPFSFSSSPSFSNYGSIPYPPSKVDIALECARLQHRFSVPPLQVEDFPQVGLTDMKLMRSISMHENSNRTDILQEILSVAHASQELINQSNIQDTWGGNYSSDNNDFTFIAGKDVHEIGNLDEGFKTERMVENLRWIGMSNEELEKSFMEEHKVVPVENISSFQSREEHEIQGSFTGNNVHNEEDCMGFNDTDDYSLEFINDDANANFIGEGNVDDLASSPSFEVVEEIKVNHGMFVSTRQAAETFFHQLVPSQTVKIHLNPETAENFSVEKVDMQAQVKRFKTVSKDSKFNMGISKLIQPWKKIARTIICMIVILLLHCLYMGNEKLTVHGLMENGSGEEMRVCPKNKKNIQQRNKWIDDKKENDLLVIIRGGNRFSVILRKLGLFLTVSLALCTMWFNHIILTS; encoded by the exons ATGGCTCCTGTTTCATTGCCTCCTGGTTTCCGTTTCCACCCTACTGATGAGGAACTCGTTGCTTACTATCTCAAAAGAAAGATTAATGGACATAAGATTGAATTAGAGATCATCCCTGAAGTTGATCTTTACAAGTGTGAGCCATGGGATTTACCAG GGAAGTCACTATTACCAAGCAAAGATCTAGAGTGGTACTTTTTTAGTCCTAGAGATCGTAAGTACCCTAATGGATCGAGGACTAATCGTGCTACTAAAGCTGGGTATTGGAAGGCCACAGGGAAAGATAGAAAGGTTAACTCTCAAATGCGTGCTGTAGGTATGAAGAAAACCCTAGTTTACTACAGAGGTAGAGCTCCTCATGGTGCTAGAACAGATTGGGTTATGCATGAATATCGCCTTGACGAAAGAGAATGTGAAATTCCTACTGGCTTACAG GATGCATATGCACTTTGCCGTGTATTCAAGAAGAGTGCAAATATTCCCAAGATTGGAGAGCATTATGCATCAACATCAAATCAAATGGCAAGTGAACATTCTTCTAGCATTGAGCTATATTCTGAAGGTAGATGTGAAGATTTTGAGAGCTCAAATTATCAAATGCCAATAGACACATCTTCACCCTCCATTCCCAATGGATCTCCTCTTCATCACCATCTTGATCAAACAAGAGATCATGGGAAATGGAAGCCATTTATACCAGAAGATCCTTTTAGcttctcttcttctccatCCTTTTCAAATTATGGGTCCATTCCTTACCCACCATCCAAG GTTGATATAGCATTAGAGTGTGCAAGATTGCAGCATAGGTTTTCAGTTCCTCCATTGCAGGTGGAGGACTTCCCTCAAGTTGGACTTACTGACATGAAACTGATGCGCTCCATTTCCATGCACGAAAACTCAAATCGGACAGATATTCTGCAGGAAATTCTTTCGGTAGCTCATGCATCTCAGGAACTGATAAATCAATCTAATATTCAGGATACGTGGGGTGGAAATTATTCTTCTGATAATAATGATTTCACTTTCATAGCTGGGAAAGATGTTCATG AGATTGGAAATCTGGATGAAGGATTCAAGACAGAGAGGATGGTAGAAAACTTGAGATGGATAGGAATGTCAAATGAAGAACTTGAGAAA AGTTTCATGGAGGAACACAAGGTTGTCCCAGTAGAAAATATTTCAAGTTTCCAAAGTAGGGAAGAGCATGAAATTCAAG GTTCATTTACAGGAAACAATGTGCATAACGAAGAAGACTGCATGGGATTCAATGACACAGATGATTATTCACTAGAATTCATCAACGATGATGCTAACGCTAACTTCATAGGTGAAGGAAATGTGGATGATTTAGCAAGTTCACCAAGTTTTGAAGTTGTTGAAGAGATCAAAGTTAACCATGGAATGTTTGTTTCGACTCGCCAAGCAGCAGAGACTTTCTTTCACCAGTTAGTTCCCTCTCAGACTGTCAAGATCCATCTAAACCCAGAAACGGCAGAGAACTTCTCAGTAGAGAAAGTAGACATGCAAGCACAAGTGAAAAGATTCAAGACAGTTTCCAAGGACAGCAAGTTTAACATGGGAATCAGCAAACTGATACAACCTTGGAAGAAAATTGCAAGAACTATTATCTGTATGATTGTGATTCTCTTGCTGCACTGTTTGTATATGGGGAATGAGAAGCTGACGGTGCATGGTTTGATGGAAAATGGAAGTGGAGAAGAGATGAGGGTTTGCcctaagaacaagaaaaatatacaACAGAGAAACAAATGGATCGATGACAAGAAAGAAAACGATTTGCTGGTTATTATAAGAGGTGGGAATAGATTTAGTGTTATCCTAAGGAAGTTAGGGCTTTTTCTAACCGTTTCTTTGGCTCTGTGTACCATGTGGTTTAACCATATCATTCTTACCTcctga
- the LOC8266504 gene encoding NAC domain-containing protein 86 isoform X1 encodes MAPVSLPPGFRFHPTDEELVAYYLKRKINGHKIELEIIPEVDLYKCEPWDLPGKSLLPSKDLEWYFFSPRDRKYPNGSRTNRATKAGYWKATGKDRKVNSQMRAVGMKKTLVYYRGRAPHGARTDWVMHEYRLDERECEIPTGLQDAYALCRVFKKSANIPKIGEHYASTSNQMASEHSSSIELYSEGRCEDFESSNYQMPIDTSSPSIPNGSPLHHHLDQTRDHGKWKPFIPEDPFSFSSSPSFSNYGSIPYPPSKVDIALECARLQHRFSVPPLQVEDFPQVGLTDMKLMRSISMHENSNRTDILQEILSVAHASQELINQSNIQDTWGGNYSSDNNDFTFIAGKDVHGNFYSDMNSIRCIDKSWADPNVRYTEIGNLDEGFKTERMVENLRWIGMSNEELEKSFMEEHKVVPVENISSFQSREEHEIQGSFTGNNVHNEEDCMGFNDTDDYSLEFINDDANANFIGEGNVDDLASSPSFEVVEEIKVNHGMFVSTRQAAETFFHQLVPSQTVKIHLNPETAENFSVEKVDMQAQVKRFKTVSKDSKFNMGISKLIQPWKKIARTIICMIVILLLHCLYMGNEKLTVHGLMENGSGEEMRVCPKNKKNIQQRNKWIDDKKENDLLVIIRGGNRFSVILRKLGLFLTVSLALCTMWFNHIILTS; translated from the exons ATGGCTCCTGTTTCATTGCCTCCTGGTTTCCGTTTCCACCCTACTGATGAGGAACTCGTTGCTTACTATCTCAAAAGAAAGATTAATGGACATAAGATTGAATTAGAGATCATCCCTGAAGTTGATCTTTACAAGTGTGAGCCATGGGATTTACCAG GGAAGTCACTATTACCAAGCAAAGATCTAGAGTGGTACTTTTTTAGTCCTAGAGATCGTAAGTACCCTAATGGATCGAGGACTAATCGTGCTACTAAAGCTGGGTATTGGAAGGCCACAGGGAAAGATAGAAAGGTTAACTCTCAAATGCGTGCTGTAGGTATGAAGAAAACCCTAGTTTACTACAGAGGTAGAGCTCCTCATGGTGCTAGAACAGATTGGGTTATGCATGAATATCGCCTTGACGAAAGAGAATGTGAAATTCCTACTGGCTTACAG GATGCATATGCACTTTGCCGTGTATTCAAGAAGAGTGCAAATATTCCCAAGATTGGAGAGCATTATGCATCAACATCAAATCAAATGGCAAGTGAACATTCTTCTAGCATTGAGCTATATTCTGAAGGTAGATGTGAAGATTTTGAGAGCTCAAATTATCAAATGCCAATAGACACATCTTCACCCTCCATTCCCAATGGATCTCCTCTTCATCACCATCTTGATCAAACAAGAGATCATGGGAAATGGAAGCCATTTATACCAGAAGATCCTTTTAGcttctcttcttctccatCCTTTTCAAATTATGGGTCCATTCCTTACCCACCATCCAAG GTTGATATAGCATTAGAGTGTGCAAGATTGCAGCATAGGTTTTCAGTTCCTCCATTGCAGGTGGAGGACTTCCCTCAAGTTGGACTTACTGACATGAAACTGATGCGCTCCATTTCCATGCACGAAAACTCAAATCGGACAGATATTCTGCAGGAAATTCTTTCGGTAGCTCATGCATCTCAGGAACTGATAAATCAATCTAATATTCAGGATACGTGGGGTGGAAATTATTCTTCTGATAATAATGATTTCACTTTCATAGCTGGGAAAGATGTTCATGGTAATTTCTACAGCGACATGAATTCAATAAGATGTATTGACAAATCATGGGCAGATCCTAATGTAAGATATACAGAGATTGGAAATCTGGATGAAGGATTCAAGACAGAGAGGATGGTAGAAAACTTGAGATGGATAGGAATGTCAAATGAAGAACTTGAGAAA AGTTTCATGGAGGAACACAAGGTTGTCCCAGTAGAAAATATTTCAAGTTTCCAAAGTAGGGAAGAGCATGAAATTCAAG GTTCATTTACAGGAAACAATGTGCATAACGAAGAAGACTGCATGGGATTCAATGACACAGATGATTATTCACTAGAATTCATCAACGATGATGCTAACGCTAACTTCATAGGTGAAGGAAATGTGGATGATTTAGCAAGTTCACCAAGTTTTGAAGTTGTTGAAGAGATCAAAGTTAACCATGGAATGTTTGTTTCGACTCGCCAAGCAGCAGAGACTTTCTTTCACCAGTTAGTTCCCTCTCAGACTGTCAAGATCCATCTAAACCCAGAAACGGCAGAGAACTTCTCAGTAGAGAAAGTAGACATGCAAGCACAAGTGAAAAGATTCAAGACAGTTTCCAAGGACAGCAAGTTTAACATGGGAATCAGCAAACTGATACAACCTTGGAAGAAAATTGCAAGAACTATTATCTGTATGATTGTGATTCTCTTGCTGCACTGTTTGTATATGGGGAATGAGAAGCTGACGGTGCATGGTTTGATGGAAAATGGAAGTGGAGAAGAGATGAGGGTTTGCcctaagaacaagaaaaatatacaACAGAGAAACAAATGGATCGATGACAAGAAAGAAAACGATTTGCTGGTTATTATAAGAGGTGGGAATAGATTTAGTGTTATCCTAAGGAAGTTAGGGCTTTTTCTAACCGTTTCTTTGGCTCTGTGTACCATGTGGTTTAACCATATCATTCTTACCTcctga